From Oscillospiraceae bacterium CM, a single genomic window includes:
- a CDS encoding DUF2344 domain-containing protein gives MARVRLLFAKMGRSKYLSHLDLMRTFQRVFIRAGVPLHHTEGFNPHPYLSFALPLSVGVESVTELLDAELSCSEDLSALPMRLNQQMPEGIRVLEAYEPATKFAALAWVAVEGYLDYDAGVPAESLTALSSLFASKELVITKKTKKGMAEVNIIPAIGDISFEDTGDGRVLLRAVIAAQNPSLNPEHLITAIKTHRPDLTPDFAAFKRLAVYDGAKAVFH, from the coding sequence ATGGCTAGAGTGAGACTTCTTTTTGCAAAAATGGGCCGCAGCAAATACCTGTCACATCTGGATTTGATGCGGACATTCCAGCGCGTGTTTATCAGGGCGGGCGTCCCGCTGCATCACACGGAGGGGTTTAACCCGCACCCGTATCTGTCCTTTGCGCTGCCGCTGTCTGTCGGCGTTGAAAGCGTGACGGAGCTTCTGGATGCCGAGCTCAGCTGCAGCGAGGATTTATCGGCGCTGCCAATGCGGCTGAATCAGCAAATGCCAGAAGGTATTCGGGTGCTGGAAGCCTATGAGCCGGCAACGAAGTTTGCGGCGCTTGCGTGGGTTGCCGTTGAAGGATACCTCGATTATGACGCGGGTGTTCCGGCAGAGTCTCTTACGGCGCTGTCATCGCTTTTTGCGTCGAAGGAACTCGTCATAACGAAAAAGACAAAAAAGGGTATGGCTGAGGTGAACATTATCCCCGCAATTGGGGATATTAGCTTTGAAGACACAGGCGACGGGCGCGTGCTGCTGCGCGCCGTTATCGCCGCGCAGAATCCGTCGCTCAACCCGGAGCATTTGATTACGGCAATTAAAACGCACCGCCCTGATTTGACGCCGGATTTTGCGGCGTTCAAGCGGCTGGCTGTCTATGACGGCGCCAAGGCCGTCTTTCACTAA
- a CDS encoding TIGR03960 family B12-binding radical SAM protein gives MNRQLERILKTVQKPARYTGGEYGAIMKDKERVQTRVALCFPDTYEIGMSNLGMRILYAVANKMDGVWCERVFAPWGDMEEAMEKAGLPLFALESGDPVGSFDIIAFSLGYELAYTNVLNMLRLAGLPLRRADRPGLSPLVIAGGTCCYNPEPMADFIDLFIIGEGETVNGEVIEAYGRAKKDGLTKQAFLALAAKIPGVYVPSLYDVAYGGDGTISAITPCGGAPLPVVKRIVENLDDAYFPAETIVPSTEIVHDRVVLELFRGCIRGCRFCQAGYVYRPVRARAPDKLTKMGIEGLEKSGYEEITLSSLSTSDYKELETLCDGLLSWCEPRKASLSLPSLRADNFSMELMRKAQKVRKSGLTFAPEAGSQRLRDAINKNVTEEALLQTCRIAFAGGWNSVKLYFMLGLPTETDADVVAIAELAHKVLGIWKQHAANKSRGVRLTVSTSCFVPKAHTPFQWAGQVTMAEYERRVALLRDAMRARAIVYNWHDAKTSLIEAVLARGDRRIGAVLAHVVQNGGRLDAWEEYFSFERWQKAFEATGLDPAFYANRERLYGEVLPWHVTSAGVGEAFLYGEYEKALRAELSPDCRTACTACGASSLTGGRCDG, from the coding sequence CCCGCTATACAGGCGGGGAGTACGGCGCAATTATGAAGGATAAAGAGCGCGTCCAGACGCGCGTGGCCCTGTGTTTTCCGGACACATATGAAATCGGGATGTCGAACCTCGGTATGCGGATTTTATACGCCGTCGCCAATAAAATGGACGGCGTCTGGTGCGAGCGTGTCTTCGCCCCGTGGGGTGACATGGAAGAGGCTATGGAAAAAGCCGGACTGCCGCTTTTCGCGTTAGAGAGCGGTGATCCTGTCGGCAGCTTCGATATCATCGCGTTTTCGCTGGGGTATGAGCTGGCGTACACAAACGTCTTGAACATGCTGCGCCTTGCCGGATTACCGCTGCGCCGTGCCGATAGGCCGGGTCTTTCGCCGCTTGTCATCGCGGGTGGGACATGCTGCTATAACCCCGAGCCGATGGCCGATTTTATCGATCTTTTCATTATCGGCGAGGGTGAGACGGTTAATGGTGAAGTTATTGAGGCGTACGGCCGGGCGAAAAAGGATGGACTGACCAAACAGGCTTTTTTGGCGCTGGCCGCCAAAATTCCCGGCGTCTACGTCCCGAGCCTGTATGACGTCGCATACGGCGGCGACGGGACAATCAGTGCCATCACGCCGTGCGGCGGTGCGCCGCTGCCTGTCGTTAAACGGATCGTTGAGAACCTTGATGACGCGTATTTCCCGGCTGAAACGATCGTCCCGTCGACGGAAATCGTCCACGACAGGGTTGTATTAGAGCTTTTCCGCGGGTGCATCCGCGGCTGCCGCTTCTGTCAGGCGGGGTACGTTTACCGGCCTGTGCGTGCGCGCGCCCCGGACAAGCTGACAAAAATGGGTATCGAGGGGCTGGAAAAATCAGGCTATGAGGAAATTACGCTTTCATCGCTGAGCACAAGCGATTACAAGGAACTGGAGACGCTGTGCGACGGGCTTCTCAGCTGGTGTGAGCCGCGCAAAGCGAGCTTGTCGCTGCCGTCGCTGCGCGCCGACAACTTTTCGATGGAATTGATGCGCAAGGCGCAGAAGGTGCGCAAATCGGGCCTCACATTCGCCCCGGAGGCGGGCAGCCAGCGCCTGCGCGACGCTATCAACAAAAACGTCACGGAAGAGGCGCTTTTGCAGACATGTCGCATTGCCTTTGCGGGCGGCTGGAACAGCGTGAAGCTCTATTTCATGCTTGGCCTGCCGACCGAGACGGATGCCGACGTTGTCGCCATCGCCGAGCTCGCGCACAAGGTGCTCGGCATTTGGAAGCAGCACGCGGCAAATAAAAGCCGCGGCGTCCGGCTGACGGTCAGCACGTCCTGCTTCGTGCCGAAGGCACACACGCCGTTTCAGTGGGCGGGGCAGGTGACAATGGCGGAATATGAGCGCCGCGTGGCGCTATTGCGCGACGCCATGCGCGCCAGAGCCATCGTCTACAACTGGCATGACGCAAAAACAAGCCTTATCGAGGCTGTTCTCGCGCGGGGAGACCGGCGCATCGGCGCGGTTTTGGCGCATGTCGTCCAAAACGGCGGGCGTTTGGATGCCTGGGAAGAGTATTTCTCCTTTGAGCGCTGGCAGAAGGCCTTTGAGGCAACCGGTCTTGACCCGGCGTTTTATGCAAACAGAGAGCGATTATATGGCGAAGTGCTGCCGTGGCACGTCACGTCTGCCGGTGTCGGCGAGGCTTTCCTCTATGGGGAATATGAAAAAGCGCTGCGCGCCGAGCTGTCACCGGACTGCCGCACGGCCTGTACGGCTTGCGGGGCGTCAAGCCTGACGGGAGGGCGCTGCGATGGCTAG
- a CDS encoding DUF3298 and DUF4163 domain-containing protein: MMTISEETLTEDLTFEGVTMVRTDFHYPVVSGGGGKADRRINSYYRHMAKTLLKKAKSDLLPDAVAEWRYATENGYPFREFESVMKFTVTYNENDLLSLYFDVYDFTGGAHGATRRFGDTWRTETGWFIMLSDFFPRGTNYKRLLIDNAIVIATQQTRAGTHHYFENYPKLIKKYFSPAKFYIEPGNIIIFYDQYAIAPYYEGIPVFEYPADIKTHP, translated from the coding sequence ATGATGACGATTTCAGAAGAAACCCTCACAGAGGACCTCACCTTTGAAGGCGTAACGATGGTGCGTACCGATTTTCATTACCCTGTTGTGTCCGGCGGCGGCGGCAAGGCTGACAGGCGCATTAATAGCTATTACCGGCACATGGCAAAAACACTGCTCAAAAAAGCAAAAAGCGATCTTTTACCCGACGCCGTTGCCGAGTGGCGGTACGCCACGGAAAACGGTTATCCCTTCCGCGAATTCGAGTCGGTCATGAAATTCACCGTTACATATAATGAAAACGATTTGCTTAGCCTTTATTTTGACGTGTATGACTTTACTGGCGGCGCGCACGGCGCGACCCGGCGCTTTGGCGATACCTGGCGCACGGAGACGGGCTGGTTTATCATGCTCAGTGATTTTTTTCCGCGCGGTACAAATTACAAGCGCCTTTTAATTGACAATGCCATCGTCATCGCGACGCAGCAAACCCGCGCCGGCACGCATCATTATTTTGAAAACTATCCAAAGCTCATTAAAAAATACTTCAGCCCGGCGAAATTCTATATTGAGCCCGGCAATATTATCATTTTCTACGACCAATATGCCATCGCGCCGTATTACGAGGGTATCCCCGTTTTCGAGTATCCGGCCGACATCAAAACGCACCCTTAA
- the pfkA gene encoding 6-phosphofructokinase produces the protein METTIRRIGVLTSGGDAPGMNAAIRAVVLTALHLGIECVGIRRGYNGLIGGDAVTMTADDVSGIARCGGTILYTARSPEFMTKKGQKRASENCRFLGLDGLVIIGGDGSYRGALVLSKLGVPVIGIPGTIDNDIGCTTYTIGFDTACNTAIDAVDKLDDTMQSHERCSVVEVMGHHAGHLALNVGISTGATVTLIPEMQIDFEADVADRIRAARLEGHTHFTVIVAEGAASAHEIAAKIKETTGVDTRVTTLGHIQRGGSPLVRDRVTASRMGFKAVRLLYDGVYNRIISMNGEKCVDIDIEEALNMTKGLDEDACMMQDALMS, from the coding sequence ATGGAGACGACCATCAGGCGTATCGGCGTCTTAACGTCCGGCGGTGACGCGCCGGGGATGAACGCGGCAATTCGCGCCGTTGTTTTAACGGCGCTGCATCTCGGGATTGAATGCGTTGGTATTCGGCGCGGGTATAACGGGCTGATCGGCGGCGATGCCGTGACGATGACGGCCGACGACGTCAGCGGAATCGCAAGATGCGGCGGCACAATTCTCTACACGGCGAGAAGCCCCGAATTCATGACGAAAAAAGGGCAGAAGCGCGCGTCGGAAAACTGCCGCTTTCTGGGGCTTGACGGCCTCGTCATTATCGGCGGGGACGGGTCCTACCGCGGGGCCCTCGTCTTGTCCAAGCTCGGAGTGCCCGTTATCGGCATACCCGGTACGATTGACAACGACATCGGCTGCACAACGTACACCATTGGGTTTGACACGGCCTGCAACACGGCCATCGACGCCGTGGACAAGCTCGACGACACGATGCAGTCACACGAGCGCTGCTCTGTCGTCGAGGTCATGGGGCATCACGCCGGTCATCTGGCTCTAAACGTCGGTATTTCAACTGGGGCGACCGTGACGCTCATTCCGGAAATGCAAATTGATTTTGAAGCGGATGTGGCCGATAGAATCCGCGCCGCGCGCCTTGAAGGGCATACGCACTTTACCGTCATTGTTGCCGAGGGTGCGGCCTCCGCCCATGAGATAGCTGCAAAAATCAAAGAGACGACGGGCGTTGACACGCGCGTGACGACGCTCGGCCATATCCAGCGCGGCGGCTCACCGCTCGTGCGCGACCGGGTAACGGCCTCGCGCATGGGCTTTAAGGCTGTGCGCCTGTTGTATGACGGGGTTTATAACCGCATCATCTCCATGAATGGTGAAAAGTGCGTCGATATCGATATCGAGGAGGCGCTCAATATGACAAAGGGCCTCGACGAGGACGCCTGCATGATGCAGGACGCGCTGATGAGTTAA